One Pseudomonas sp. MM213 genomic window, GCAATGACCGACGCTGTAGCCCATGACGCCGAACTGGACGCCAGCGGCCTGAATTGTCCGTTGCCGCTGCTCAAGGCCAAGATGGAACTCAACAAGATGGCCAGCGGCGCGGTACTCAAGGTGATCGCCACCGATGCGGGTTCGCAGCGCGACTTCCGCACCTTTGCCCGTTTGGCCGGTCATACGCTGCTTCGCGAAGAAGATGAAGCGGGTGTTTACCGCTATTGGCTGAAAAAAGCCTGAAAATTGCTGCGTTCGTTTCTAAGGATTATTGATGTTCAAAGTGTTACGCGACTGGAT contains:
- a CDS encoding sulfurtransferase TusA family protein, encoding MTDAVAHDAELDASGLNCPLPLLKAKMELNKMASGAVLKVIATDAGSQRDFRTFARLAGHTLLREEDEAGVYRYWLKKA